GGGGCGCGCACCCGCCAAAAGTCCCAGCGGAAACGCGAACAGGATAGCGACCACCAGCCCCGCCCCCGCCAGCTCCATGGTGGCCGGAAAGCGCTGCGCGATGGCGCGGCTGACGGGTTGGTGAGTGGAGATGGATTGGCCCAGGTCGCCATGCAGTAAGCCGTCGAGATAGGCGACATATTGCACCGCCAGGGGCTGGTCCAAACCCAACTGATGGCGTAGCCCTTCGACGTCGGCCGCCGTCGCGTTTTCTCCCAGCATCGCGATTACCGGATCTCCCGGCACCAGATGAAGCAGGGCGAAGGTCAGCGTGGCCACGCCCAGCGCTACCGGCACCAAGGCCAATATTCGCCGCCAGATGAAATCGATCACCGGACCGCCGCCTCCAGTGGCTCCGCGCCCAGATGAACCGAAGCCAGCGAGCGCAGGCTGCCGTTGGGATAGGGCTTAAAACCGCCAACCCGCGACGCCATCACCGCGACGTTATCCTGCCACCACAATGAAACGTACGGCAGGTCCTCGGCCGCCAATTGCTGGACCGCCGCGTAGATCGCGCGCCGCTGATTCGGATCGATCGTGGCATCGCCTTGGGCGAGCAGCGCGTCCATACGAGGATTGACATAGTCGCCGCGATTGAGTCCGCGCGGCGGAATCATGGCTGAATCGAACACCAAAAAATAGTGATGCGGATCGGTGATCCCGATCCAGGCCAGCGAAGTCAAATCGAAGTTGCCGCGCTGAATATCGCTGTAGAAGGTCGGCCATTCATAGCTGCGGATGCGCAAGCCGATCCCGACTTGGCGCAGCATCGCGGCCAACGCCTGCGCCAGCAGCATCCGCTCCTCGCCCTGGGTGGTTTTGTATACCAGGGTGAAGCGCAGGCCGTCGGCGCCGGCTCGATAACCGGCACGATCGAGCATCCGGCGCGCGGCCGCCGGATCATAAGGGTATTGGCGCACCGCGCCAGTATACGCCCAGTTCTCCGGCGCCAGCATCCCGCTAGCTACCCGCGCCGTGCCATAGAGCAGCGAGCGCACCAGCGCCGGGCGATCGATCGCCATCGCGATCGCCTGGCGCACACGCAGATCGCGCAGACGGGGGTCGCGAAAATTGAACTGCAGATACTGGTAGGAAGTGCCGGGACTTTGGCTGACTGTCAGACGGGGCCGGTCGCGCAGATAGCCGAGCAGCGCGGGCGGCAGATCGTTTTCGGTGAACTGGGCGCTGCCCTCCAGCAACTCCAGCGCGCATACCGTCGGATCGGGAACCACCTTGAAGGCCACGCCCGGCACCGCGCCGGGGGCGTAGGGATGGTAGGGGTTGCGCGCTAGTATCACCCATTCGTCGCGCACGAAGCCCGCCAGACGAAAAGGGCCGCTGCCCAGCGGCGTGCGGCTCGCCCCCGCCCCTGCCGGCGTATCT
This is a stretch of genomic DNA from Candidatus Binataceae bacterium. It encodes these proteins:
- a CDS encoding ABC transporter substrate-binding protein gives rise to the protein MRAAALTGFVLVLAGCHPAVVPAIPANYLRVDIDSSPLSLDPRYATDAVSARIDELLFDSLLRLDQNGRFTGDLAASFEWRSPTALVFHLRPGVRLSDGRLLTARDVKYTYDSVLDPASLSPKRGGMEELAGVDAPDDSTVILRTRRPYAPALELGLLNVVPADTPAGAGASRTPLGSGPFRLAGFVRDEWVILARNPYHPYAPGAVPGVAFKVVPDPTVCALELLEGSAQFTENDLPPALLGYLRDRPRLTVSQSPGTSYQYLQFNFRDPRLRDLRVRQAIAMAIDRPALVRSLLYGTARVASGMLAPENWAYTGAVRQYPYDPAAARRMLDRAGYRAGADGLRFTLVYKTTQGEERMLLAQALAAMLRQVGIGLRIRSYEWPTFYSDIQRGNFDLTSLAWIGITDPHHYFLVFDSAMIPPRGLNRGDYVNPRMDALLAQGDATIDPNQRRAIYAAVQQLAAEDLPYVSLWWQDNVAVMASRVGGFKPYPNGSLRSLASVHLGAEPLEAAVR